A window of the Scytonema millei VB511283 genome harbors these coding sequences:
- a CDS encoding glycoside hydrolase family 10 protein: MPTNFNIFVLPTLVRARSVNFLVETLLASLLLPLAFYLPATAAEESAVLAVVKSEDNAAQWTEISSRLQAVGVNYCVVDLAAVKNASDLSDRAVIFLPNVEKIDFDQALALEAWMSQGGKVIASGAVGSMSQPGVRQLLSSLLGAYWGFPLDAPNNLQTLQGNSKDWLEPAGNDGLVQGGVVIPTGVNSRPIAIWQSQINQAAVVKSDRATVLGWRWGSSHVSPGDFDRAWLRASLSQYISLPESATGSPQSCSGAVVGSRESVGAGLQTRPYTSREPGKRELRELRELREQKTTVNRQPSTTNRQLPADEAIERIAPPGLDGVQAFALKQELDNLIGRFESAQLAARAFNSNIRNGHATAQLVNSETTDVATTGSFLGTLPESAARAVAEAKAIAKALPRAIAQKDFAGARQQWHKAQALLWQNYPVEQYAAQPEIRAMWLDRGSIIRAGSEQGLAKIFDRLAAAGINTIFFETVNAGYPIYPSQIAPQPNPLVRGWDPLASAVKLAHARNMELHAWVWTFAAGNKRHNKLINLPDDYPGPVIAAHPEWASYDNRGSLFPPGQGKPFLDPANPAARQYLLRLYEEIVSRYNVDGLQLDYIRYPFQDPSADRTYGYGIAARQQFQQLTGVDPTTIKPSDRDLWQRWTQFRTQQIDSFVAQASRYLKQKRPNLVMSVAVFPLSEHDRTHKLQQHWEVWANRGDVDLIVPMTYALDSYRFQRLAQPWITSSKLGSALLLPGIRLLNLPTMGAFDQIQLVRDLPASGYALFAVENLNDDLQQVFHNTQGTKVKVTAPVPYRQPFHTAAARYANLRQEWQFLLANERLWLKGTALNEFNTRSQNLETALERLAQTPSASNLAAAKTALNSFQNQFKNWMRSQALENSYQVNVWSNRLTTLERLLNYGERVVLKSSSPLARQR, encoded by the coding sequence ATGCCTACAAATTTTAATATTTTTGTCTTACCAACCCTGGTAAGGGCTAGGTCTGTGAATTTTTTAGTAGAGACGTTACTAGCGTCTCTACTTTTGCCTCTTGCCTTCTATTTACCTGCTACAGCCGCAGAAGAATCCGCAGTTTTAGCTGTAGTTAAAAGCGAGGATAATGCTGCTCAGTGGACGGAAATTTCTTCGCGCTTACAGGCGGTGGGAGTCAATTATTGCGTCGTCGATTTAGCTGCTGTCAAAAATGCCAGCGATTTGAGCGATCGCGCTGTGATCTTTCTACCCAATGTTGAGAAAATTGACTTTGACCAAGCACTTGCCTTAGAAGCATGGATGAGTCAGGGTGGCAAAGTCATAGCCAGTGGTGCTGTTGGAAGTATGAGTCAGCCAGGGGTACGCCAGCTCTTAAGTTCGCTCTTAGGGGCGTATTGGGGATTTCCTTTAGATGCTCCCAACAATTTACAAACCTTACAGGGTAATAGTAAAGATTGGCTGGAGCCAGCCGGAAATGATGGTTTGGTGCAGGGAGGAGTTGTCATTCCCACTGGTGTGAATAGTAGACCGATCGCGATTTGGCAGTCACAAATAAATCAAGCCGCAGTCGTCAAAAGCGATCGCGCCACGGTTTTAGGTTGGCGTTGGGGTTCGAGTCACGTATCACCAGGAGACTTCGATCGCGCATGGTTGAGAGCGTCTTTGAGTCAGTATATTTCCTTGCCTGAGTCGGCTACGGGATCGCCGCAGAGTTGTAGTGGTGCGGTGGTAGGGAGTAGGGAGTCGGTAGGGGCGGGTTTGCAAACCCGCCCGTACACGAGTCGGGAGCCGGGGAAAAGAGAGCTGAGGGAGCTGAGGGAGCTAAGGGAGCAAAAAACAACTGTCAACCGTCAACCGTCAACTACCAACCGCCAACTCCCAGCTGATGAAGCAATTGAACGAATTGCCCCACCAGGTTTAGATGGGGTACAGGCATTTGCCCTGAAACAAGAGTTAGATAATCTGATTGGCAGATTTGAAAGCGCTCAGTTAGCAGCTCGTGCTTTTAATAGCAATATTCGTAATGGTCATGCAACAGCACAGCTAGTTAACTCTGAAACAACAGATGTGGCGACAACTGGCTCCTTTTTGGGGACGTTGCCAGAATCGGCAGCTAGGGCAGTCGCAGAAGCGAAAGCAATTGCTAAGGCTTTACCCCGGGCGATCGCCCAAAAAGACTTTGCGGGGGCGCGTCAGCAGTGGCACAAGGCACAAGCACTGCTATGGCAAAACTACCCCGTCGAGCAGTATGCGGCTCAACCGGAAATTCGAGCGATGTGGCTAGACCGAGGGAGTATTATTCGTGCGGGATCGGAGCAAGGATTAGCAAAGATTTTCGATCGCCTCGCTGCTGCTGGGATCAATACCATCTTTTTTGAAACCGTTAACGCTGGCTATCCGATCTATCCCAGTCAAATTGCACCTCAACCCAACCCGCTCGTTAGAGGCTGGGACCCGTTGGCATCAGCGGTGAAGTTAGCCCACGCTCGCAATATGGAGTTACACGCTTGGGTGTGGACTTTTGCCGCAGGTAACAAGAGACATAATAAGCTGATAAATTTACCCGACGATTACCCAGGACCCGTCATTGCCGCTCATCCCGAGTGGGCGAGTTACGATAATCGCGGGAGTTTATTTCCGCCCGGTCAAGGTAAACCATTTTTAGACCCAGCCAACCCCGCCGCCAGACAATATTTATTACGGCTTTACGAAGAAATTGTCAGCCGCTACAACGTGGATGGTTTGCAACTAGACTACATCCGCTATCCTTTCCAAGACCCCAGCGCCGACCGGACTTATGGTTATGGAATTGCCGCAAGGCAGCAGTTTCAACAACTGACGGGCGTAGACCCAACGACAATTAAGCCGAGCGATCGCGATTTATGGCAAAGGTGGACGCAGTTTCGCACGCAACAAATCGATAGTTTTGTCGCTCAAGCTTCCCGCTACTTGAAGCAAAAGCGCCCCAATTTGGTGATGTCTGTGGCTGTCTTTCCCCTGTCGGAACACGATCGCACCCATAAGTTGCAGCAACACTGGGAAGTCTGGGCAAATCGCGGCGATGTAGATTTGATCGTGCCGATGACCTATGCTCTAGATTCTTACCGTTTTCAACGCCTCGCTCAACCCTGGATTACCTCTAGCAAACTCGGTTCGGCTTTGCTATTGCCAGGAATTCGCCTGCTGAACTTACCCACGATGGGTGCATTCGACCAAATTCAGCTCGTTAGAGACTTACCCGCGAGCGGTTACGCCCTCTTTGCTGTAGAAAACCTCAACGATGACCTTCAGCAAGTTTTTCACAACACCCAAGGCACAAAAGTCAAAGTGACTGCACCAGTCCCTTACCGTCAGCCTTTCCACACCGCAGCGGCGCGTTACGCTAACTTGCGCCAGGAGTGGCAATTCTTGCTGGCAAACGAGCGGCTTTGGTTGAAGGGGACGGCACTGAATGAGTTTAATACTCGATCGCAAAACTTAGAGACTGCTTTGGAGCGTTTAGCTCAAACTCCTTCTGCGAGTAACTTAGCAGCAGCTAAAACAGCGTTGAATAGCTTCCAGAATCAGTTTAAAAATTGGATGCGATCGCAGGCGTTAGAAAATTCTTACCAAGTCAACGTGTGGTCAAATCGCCTCACAACCTTGGAAAGGTTATTGAATTACGGCGAGCGAGTTGTGCTGAAATCATCGTCACCTTTGGCTCGGCAACGCTAG
- a CDS encoding TIGR03279 family radical SAM protein — protein MSDITIRPARISKVLPDSIAAEIGFEPGDAIVSINDTRPRDLIDYQFLCADEVLQLDVLDAAGKTYTVEIEKDYDEDLGLEFETALFDGLIQCNNRCPFCFIDQQPPGKRQSLYLKDDDYRLSFLYGSYLTLTNLTQKEWQRIEQMRLSPLYVSVHATEPEIRVRLLKNPRAAQILEQIEWFRERRLQIHAQVVVCPGINDGVHLERTLLDLAKFYPGEVPAVTSVAVVPVGLTRFRPDEDELIPVTPEKAAEVIAQVKALQQKFRQQLGTNFAWLADEWFLVAGEDLPPQSHYEDYPQIDNGVGSIRLFLKHFASAAKHLPLRVEPSRRFIWVVGNAVEKAFQPILRQLNQVNGLRIDMVALCSHYWGQKISVTGLLTGQDLLEGLYGKDLGNAVILPAVMLKYGENCFLDDMTVEELSHKLNIPILPVRGVEELIDTCIK, from the coding sequence ATGAGTGACATCACTATTCGTCCTGCTCGCATTTCTAAGGTTTTGCCTGATTCCATTGCCGCTGAGATTGGCTTTGAACCAGGCGATGCGATCGTATCCATCAACGATACTCGTCCCCGCGACTTGATCGATTATCAGTTTTTGTGTGCTGATGAAGTGCTGCAACTGGATGTCTTAGATGCGGCAGGTAAAACTTATACGGTTGAAATTGAAAAAGACTACGACGAAGATTTAGGACTAGAGTTTGAAACAGCTCTATTTGACGGTTTAATTCAGTGTAACAATCGCTGTCCGTTCTGTTTTATCGACCAGCAACCTCCAGGTAAGCGACAGAGTTTATACCTGAAGGATGATGACTATCGCCTTAGCTTTCTTTATGGCTCATACCTAACACTGACAAACCTCACCCAAAAGGAATGGCAGCGAATCGAACAAATGCGCCTGTCTCCTTTATATGTATCAGTTCACGCCACCGAACCGGAAATTAGGGTGCGGTTGCTAAAAAATCCTAGAGCCGCCCAAATTTTAGAGCAGATTGAATGGTTTCGAGAACGACGACTGCAAATTCACGCTCAAGTTGTTGTTTGTCCTGGGATTAACGATGGCGTACATCTAGAACGGACATTGCTCGATTTAGCAAAATTCTATCCTGGGGAAGTGCCAGCAGTGACTTCTGTTGCTGTCGTACCAGTAGGCTTGACGCGGTTTCGTCCAGATGAAGATGAGTTAATCCCAGTGACTCCAGAAAAAGCAGCCGAAGTTATAGCCCAAGTCAAAGCCTTGCAGCAGAAATTCCGCCAGCAGCTAGGCACTAACTTTGCCTGGTTAGCAGATGAGTGGTTTTTGGTTGCAGGGGAGGATTTACCACCGCAATCTCATTATGAAGATTATCCTCAAATCGATAACGGTGTGGGTTCAATTCGCCTATTTTTAAAACATTTTGCTAGTGCAGCCAAACATCTACCACTGCGAGTCGAGCCATCGCGCCGATTTATCTGGGTTGTTGGCAATGCCGTAGAAAAAGCGTTTCAACCAATTTTACGACAGTTAAATCAAGTAAATGGGCTGCGGATAGATATGGTAGCTCTGTGTAGTCATTATTGGGGGCAAAAAATTTCTGTCACCGGATTACTCACAGGACAAGATTTATTAGAAGGTTTATATGGTAAAGACTTAGGTAACGCAGTCATACTACCTGCCGTAATGCTGAAGTATGGCGAAAACTGTTTTTTAGATGATATGACAGTAGAAGAGTTATCTCATAAATTAAATATCCCAATTCTCCCAGTCAGGGGAGTTGAGGAACTAATCGATACTTGTATTAAGTAA
- a CDS encoding undecaprenyl-diphosphate phosphatase, with the protein MALLQRQMLKLLMLGVAAGAVVTAIPIKVLSAQPDTAVGSSGMNLVQSFVLGIVQGLTEFLPISSTAHLKVVPVVLGWGDPGIAYTAVIQLGSLAAVLWYFWKDLAQIVTGTAKSIANSDYSSREFGTALGIFLGTIPIVFFGLLIKIFYPGFDKSPLRSLAAIAVYSIVMSCLLGLAEIFGNRKRKFNEPMVKDGVLMGLAQTLALFPGVSRSGSTLTAGLFLGLQRAKAARFSFLLSIPAIAISGLVELKDALEVGLGNDGILNLIVGVISSAIFSYLAIAWLLRFLQTQDTWIFVWYRLAFGVAILVAIGFGVLSNV; encoded by the coding sequence ATGGCTTTATTACAACGTCAAATGTTGAAACTTCTGATGCTGGGTGTAGCTGCTGGTGCAGTAGTAACAGCTATACCGATTAAGGTTCTCAGCGCACAGCCTGATACAGCCGTAGGTAGTTCTGGAATGAATTTGGTTCAATCCTTCGTTCTAGGAATAGTTCAAGGATTGACAGAATTTTTGCCAATTAGCAGCACGGCACATTTGAAAGTTGTACCAGTCGTACTTGGATGGGGAGATCCTGGTATTGCCTACACTGCTGTAATTCAACTTGGTAGCCTTGCAGCCGTGCTATGGTACTTCTGGAAAGACTTAGCGCAAATTGTCACCGGAACCGCTAAATCAATTGCTAACTCAGATTACAGTTCGAGAGAATTCGGCACGGCATTGGGTATTTTCTTAGGTACGATTCCCATCGTATTTTTCGGCTTGCTGATTAAAATCTTTTATCCTGGTTTTGACAAATCGCCCCTACGTAGCTTAGCAGCGATCGCAGTGTATTCCATCGTCATGTCTTGTTTGCTGGGGCTAGCAGAGATTTTTGGCAACCGCAAGCGCAAATTTAACGAACCGATGGTTAAAGATGGCGTATTGATGGGGTTGGCTCAGACACTCGCCTTATTCCCAGGCGTGTCTCGTTCTGGTTCTACACTCACAGCTGGATTATTTCTAGGATTGCAGCGAGCCAAAGCCGCTAGATTTTCCTTCTTACTTAGTATTCCCGCAATTGCAATCTCAGGGCTTGTCGAGTTGAAAGACGCTCTAGAAGTCGGACTTGGCAACGATGGAATTCTAAATTTGATTGTCGGAGTAATTTCATCTGCTATTTTTTCTTATCTCGCGATCGCTTGGTTATTGCGTTTTCTGCAAACTCAGGATACCTGGATTTTTGTCTGGTATCGACTCGCCTTTGGTGTAGCAATTTTAGTGGCGATCGGGTTTGGAGTGTTATCGAATGTTTAA
- a CDS encoding Uma2 family endonuclease, translating to MSVTRVSWTIDEYHRMIAAGILDSRRVELIEGEIVEMPPEGEPHAYFSSEAGEYSIGLLGNRATIRLSKPITLSHDSELEPDIAIVQRLGREYLQHHPYPENIFWLIEYSDSSLDKDLEIKSKIYAQVSIPEYWLVNLKKRQLIVFRDPQDGQYATKFTISEGTIFSLAFSDIAIVVNSIVSV from the coding sequence ATGTCTGTAACCAGAGTCAGTTGGACAATAGACGAGTACCATCGAATGATTGCAGCAGGGATTTTGGATAGTCGGCGCGTGGAACTCATAGAGGGAGAAATTGTAGAAATGCCACCAGAGGGAGAACCTCACGCCTATTTCAGTAGTGAAGCAGGAGAATATTCGATCGGATTACTGGGCAATCGCGCCACAATCCGTTTAAGCAAGCCAATTACACTTTCTCATGACTCCGAACTCGAACCCGACATCGCGATCGTACAGCGGTTAGGGCGCGAGTATTTACAGCATCATCCTTACCCTGAAAATATTTTTTGGCTGATTGAATATTCAGATTCCAGTTTAGACAAAGATTTAGAAATTAAAAGTAAAATTTACGCTCAAGTCAGCATTCCTGAATACTGGTTAGTTAATCTAAAAAAGAGACAGCTTATAGTGTTCCGCGATCCTCAAGATGGACAATACGCTACAAAATTTACAATATCTGAAGGAACGATATTTTCATTAGCTTTCTCAGATATAGCTATAGTTGTTAATTCAATTGTGAGCGTGTAG
- a CDS encoding Ppx/GppA phosphatase family protein, producing MVDSVFTSWQSIPAQIVEQEQILAAIDMGTNSLHMVVVSIEPKLPAFTIITREKETVRLGDRNPETGELKPEVMARAIATLRRFQDIAKSCNADSIIAVATSAVREAPNGREFLHQVREEIGLNVDLISGYEEARRIYLGVLSGMEFNNQPHVIIDIGGGSTEIILGDSHEPRSLSSNKIGAVRLTSEFITTDPISNGEYQYLQAYVRGMLERAAEDLQAHLQPGEICRLVGTSGTIETVATIIAREKTGTVPSPLTGYEFSLRELRQLVDRLRKLNYSERAAIPGMNDRRSEIILAGATILQEAMILLAAETLVVCERSLREGIIVDWMLTHGLIEDRLRYQSSIRQRSVIKTAQKYQVNLEHSDRVAHFAMSLFNQTQGILHQWGLEEQELLWASAMLHNCGHFISHSSHHKHSYYLIRHGELLGYTETEIEIIANIARYHRKSNPKKKHDSYRNLPSKRERQIINHLSAFLRLAVALDRRQIGAVKRVRCDRHSDSKEFYLYLTPSQPNDDCALELWSLDYKKALFETEFDVKLVAALEPATVSVR from the coding sequence ATGGTTGATTCTGTTTTCACTAGCTGGCAGAGTATCCCCGCTCAAATTGTAGAGCAAGAGCAGATCCTCGCGGCGATCGATATGGGGACAAACTCTTTGCATATGGTAGTAGTCAGCATAGAGCCGAAACTACCAGCTTTTACCATCATTACTAGAGAAAAAGAAACTGTCAGGCTAGGCGATCGCAACCCAGAAACGGGAGAATTGAAACCAGAGGTGATGGCAAGGGCGATCGCCACATTACGCCGTTTTCAAGACATTGCCAAGAGCTGCAACGCTGATTCTATTATTGCTGTAGCGACGAGCGCTGTCCGCGAAGCACCTAACGGACGCGAGTTTTTACACCAAGTCAGAGAAGAAATCGGTTTAAATGTTGACTTAATTTCTGGGTATGAAGAAGCCCGTCGCATTTATCTTGGCGTGTTGTCGGGGATGGAATTTAACAACCAACCCCATGTAATTATTGATATTGGCGGTGGCTCTACAGAAATTATTTTAGGAGATAGCCACGAACCGCGTTCTCTCAGTAGTAATAAAATTGGAGCTGTCAGACTTACCTCAGAATTCATCACTACCGATCCGATTAGCAACGGTGAGTATCAATACCTCCAAGCTTACGTGCGGGGGATGTTAGAACGTGCGGCAGAAGACTTGCAGGCACACTTACAGCCAGGGGAAATTTGCCGCTTAGTCGGGACTTCTGGCACGATTGAAACGGTAGCAACAATCATTGCCAGAGAAAAAACGGGTACAGTACCGTCTCCCTTGACTGGGTATGAATTTAGTTTAAGGGAATTGCGGCAATTAGTCGATCGCCTGCGAAAGCTAAATTACAGCGAACGGGCAGCAATTCCAGGGATGAACGATCGCCGTTCGGAAATTATCCTGGCAGGGGCGACAATCTTACAAGAGGCGATGATACTGTTAGCTGCTGAGACATTGGTAGTGTGCGAGCGATCGCTGCGAGAAGGCATCATTGTAGACTGGATGCTGACTCACGGTTTGATTGAAGATCGCCTGCGCTATCAAAGTTCGATCCGGCAACGGAGTGTCATCAAAACAGCGCAGAAATATCAAGTTAACTTGGAACATAGCGATCGCGTGGCTCATTTTGCCATGAGTTTGTTCAACCAAACCCAAGGAATTTTGCACCAATGGGGTTTAGAAGAACAAGAATTGCTGTGGGCATCTGCAATGTTACATAATTGCGGACACTTTATTAGTCATTCCTCTCATCACAAACACTCATACTACTTGATTCGACATGGGGAATTATTAGGATACACCGAAACAGAAATTGAAATTATTGCCAATATTGCTCGTTACCACCGGAAAAGTAACCCGAAGAAAAAGCACGACTCATATCGCAACTTACCCAGCAAACGCGAGCGGCAAATTATCAATCATTTAAGTGCTTTTCTACGCTTAGCCGTGGCTTTAGATCGCCGTCAAATTGGTGCAGTTAAGCGCGTGCGTTGCGATCGCCATTCAGATTCAAAAGAATTTTATTTGTATCTAACTCCGTCTCAACCTAATGATGATTGTGCTTTAGAGTTGTGGAGTTTAGATTATAAAAAGGCGTTATTTGAAACAGAATTTGACGTGAAGTTAGTAGCCGCTTTAGAACCTGCAACAGTATCAGTTAGATAA
- a CDS encoding 4-hydroxybenzoate solanesyltransferase, translating to MNTIAPQQSSEPTWLKIIRLLRWDKPEGRLILMIPALWAVFLAARATPPLLLVGVIVLGTFATSAAGCVANDLWDRNIDPQVERTRNRPLASRALSIRVGIVVGCVALVCAFILSLYLNQLSFWLCVAAVPVILLYPGAKRVFPVPQLVLSIAWGFGVLISWSAVTGSLDRATWLLWGATLCWTLGFDTVYAMSDREDDKRIGVNSSALFFGKYAPEAIAVFFAGTVFLLAWLGVVMHLHLGFWLTLVLATSGWIWQYTRLRNPQLPNPAYGEMFRQNVWLGFLLLGGMIAGILI from the coding sequence ATGAATACGATCGCACCACAACAGAGTTCCGAACCAACCTGGCTAAAAATTATCCGACTGTTACGCTGGGATAAGCCAGAAGGACGTTTAATTTTAATGATTCCCGCTCTGTGGGCGGTGTTTTTAGCAGCTAGAGCGACTCCACCCTTACTACTAGTAGGAGTCATCGTCTTGGGGACTTTTGCCACCAGTGCTGCTGGCTGCGTAGCGAACGATCTTTGGGATCGAAACATCGATCCGCAAGTAGAAAGGACTCGCAATCGTCCGCTTGCTTCCCGCGCTTTATCTATCCGAGTAGGAATTGTAGTTGGTTGCGTTGCTTTAGTTTGTGCTTTTATTTTGTCTTTGTACTTAAACCAATTATCGTTTTGGTTGTGTGTCGCCGCCGTACCCGTCATTTTGCTTTATCCAGGGGCAAAGCGAGTATTTCCCGTCCCTCAGTTGGTGTTATCTATTGCCTGGGGTTTTGGTGTATTAATTAGCTGGAGTGCCGTCACGGGAAGTTTAGATCGGGCGACTTGGCTGCTGTGGGGCGCAACTTTATGCTGGACGCTAGGATTTGATACAGTTTATGCGATGAGCGATCGCGAGGATGACAAGCGCATCGGTGTGAATTCTAGTGCTTTATTTTTCGGTAAATACGCCCCAGAAGCGATCGCGGTTTTCTTTGCTGGTACTGTGTTTTTACTTGCTTGGCTAGGGGTAGTCATGCACCTACATCTAGGTTTTTGGCTTACCCTAGTCTTGGCTACATCTGGCTGGATTTGGCAATACACTCGGTTACGCAATCCACAGTTACCGAATCCTGCTTACGGAGAAATGTTTCGTCAGAATGTTTGGTTGGGTTTTCTGCTACTTGGGGGAATGATTGCCGGGATTTTGATTTGA
- a CDS encoding Uma2 family endonuclease codes for MIASPQQSYLTPDEYLQLEDASNIKHEYVDGQVYAMAGASDSHVTIALNLATLLRSHVRGSGCRAYIADMKARIESLNRFYYPDVMVTCDPRDRETSTYKCFPSLIVEVLSDSTEAFDRGDKFFDYQELESLREYVLVNTKRQRVECFRRNEQGLWVLQSYTPQQTTFRLDSIGFESTLEALYEDVTFTTSQ; via the coding sequence ATGATTGCTTCCCCCCAACAGTCCTACCTCACCCCCGACGAATACCTCCAACTGGAGGATGCGAGCAACATCAAGCACGAATATGTTGATGGGCAAGTCTACGCTATGGCTGGGGCAAGCGATTCCCACGTTACCATCGCCCTTAACCTTGCTACGCTTCTTCGCAGCCATGTTCGAGGTTCCGGTTGCCGTGCCTATATTGCTGACATGAAAGCACGGATCGAATCGCTGAATCGATTCTACTATCCCGATGTCATGGTGACTTGCGATCCGCGCGATCGCGAAACCTCTACTTACAAGTGTTTTCCTAGTCTGATTGTCGAAGTCTTGTCCGATTCTACCGAAGCTTTCGATCGCGGTGACAAGTTTTTTGATTATCAAGAACTAGAAAGCCTCCGCGAGTACGTCCTAGTTAACACCAAGCGGCAGCGAGTCGAGTGCTTTCGTCGTAACGAGCAAGGGCTATGGGTATTGCAGTCTTACACGCCACAGCAGACAACATTTCGCCTCGATAGTATTGGTTTTGAGTCAACCTTAGAAGCACTTTACGAGGATGTCACCTTCACCACAAGTCAATAG
- a CDS encoding DUF433 domain-containing protein: protein MVRATEYLYVVRDDEILHGEPIIRGTRTPVRAIILA from the coding sequence ATGGTTCGAGCAACGGAATATCTTTATGTTGTTCGGGATGATGAGATTCTACATGGAGAACCTATTATCCGAGGAACTCGTACACCCGTCAGAGCAATTATCTTGGCTTAA
- a CDS encoding DUF3685 domain-containing protein, with product MMSDRPINLLLIDPDSIYRTGLRVVLEQDPQVRVAAEAADSQAGLQNISALGIDVAIVELRFPYSSVMGWQLCQQIKTQYPNLPILILTCHPEPSQLAAARQAGVEGFCHKGIAAIELIGVIRELVAGRSYWESKIVGVGLSDLSGSRSTIQTNPPFQWFLIGTRNRLRQSGLQQIDGNLAQVTTRLQEPGLPTLDRAMLAGQRRELLAARWVVSRLLAVGNEEGQGRQGRQGGQGRQGRQTENSLLAPRSSLFTPPDSLVRTHSRAPLQTPPVTIFTSTRERLEFSLENLTSIPLEIDIFREDKKRELLQLILKKIEDILADLRFSQVQSDRLPVMQAAILRDLWQETTIDFFGRYSTLLVGGITVDFVNSLLQAEIIVQTAILDKIPLVGDLFSYLLFATPLVIDNTSFAPESLEAKERAEIILQNLIIQVANAVVQPLLNQFAELEVIKQNYYDRRLISTREIERFRNNLSWKYRARTYFEEPRQIFESRYELLLLAPRGIAKVSIYAPRDRELTKLSGIPLIVTLALELRDAIAPRLQAVVSFVGKGVIFVLTQVVGKTIGLIGRGVLQGLGGSWQESKNKRL from the coding sequence ATGATGAGCGATCGCCCTATCAACCTATTACTAATCGATCCAGACTCTATCTACCGCACGGGTTTAAGGGTAGTTTTAGAGCAAGACCCGCAGGTACGAGTAGCAGCAGAGGCAGCAGATAGTCAGGCTGGCTTGCAGAATATATCAGCACTGGGAATAGACGTAGCGATCGTAGAGCTGAGATTCCCTTACTCCTCTGTCATGGGATGGCAACTTTGTCAGCAAATCAAAACCCAATATCCTAACCTGCCGATCCTCATACTGACTTGCCACCCCGAACCCAGTCAACTCGCCGCAGCAAGACAAGCGGGTGTAGAGGGATTTTGTCATAAAGGAATTGCCGCAATAGAACTCATTGGTGTGATTCGGGAATTAGTAGCGGGGCGATCTTATTGGGAGTCGAAAATTGTAGGGGTGGGTTTATCAGATCTGTCTGGAAGCCGATCGACAATACAGACAAACCCGCCCTTCCAATGGTTTTTAATCGGAACACGTAATCGCCTGCGCCAATCGGGTTTGCAACAAATAGACGGTAATTTGGCGCAAGTCACGACACGGCTGCAAGAACCTGGACTGCCTACGCTCGATCGCGCCATGCTGGCAGGACAAAGGCGAGAATTATTAGCAGCACGGTGGGTTGTCAGTCGGTTGTTAGCTGTAGGGAATGAGGAAGGACAAGGGAGACAAGGGAGACAAGGGGGACAAGGGAGACAAGGGAGACAAACAGAAAACTCGCTCCTCGCTCCTCGCTCCTCGCTCTTCACCCCTCCTGACTCTCTAGTACGGACGCACAGCCGTGCGCCCCTACAGACTCCCCCAGTCACCATATTTACTTCAACGCGGGAAAGGTTAGAATTTAGTCTAGAGAATTTGACTTCTATTCCCTTAGAAATTGATATTTTTCGAGAAGATAAGAAACGGGAACTATTACAGTTAATTCTCAAGAAAATAGAGGATATTTTAGCAGATTTACGCTTTTCCCAAGTCCAGAGCGATCGCCTTCCTGTAATGCAAGCTGCTATTCTACGGGATTTGTGGCAAGAAACAACTATAGATTTTTTTGGTAGATACTCTACTTTATTAGTGGGAGGAATTACTGTAGATTTTGTCAATAGTTTGTTACAAGCTGAAATTATTGTACAAACGGCAATTTTAGATAAAATTCCTCTCGTTGGCGATCTATTTTCCTATCTGCTATTTGCTACACCTTTAGTCATTGATAATACTTCCTTTGCGCCTGAGAGTTTGGAGGCGAAGGAAAGAGCGGAAATAATTCTACAGAATTTGATAATTCAAGTTGCAAATGCTGTCGTACAGCCACTTTTGAATCAATTTGCCGAACTAGAAGTTATCAAACAAAATTATTACGATCGCCGTTTAATTTCCACACGGGAGATAGAGCGATTTAGAAATAATTTATCGTGGAAGTATCGAGCTAGAACGTATTTTGAAGAACCCCGTCAGATATTTGAAAGCCGCTATGAATTGTTATTATTAGCACCGCGTGGAATTGCTAAAGTATCAATTTACGCACCTCGCGATCGCGAACTAACAAAACTTTCAGGAATTCCTTTAATCGTAACTTTAGCTCTTGAATTACGAGATGCGATCGCACCTCGCCTACAAGCAGTAGTGTCGTTTGTAGGTAAAGGAGTGATTTTCGTTTTGACGCAAGTTGTAGGAAAAACAATTGGTTTAATTGGACGAGGAGTTTTACAAGGTTTGGGTGGTTCTTGGCAGGAAAGTAAAAATAAAAGGTTGTGA